One Candidatus Krumholzibacteriia bacterium DNA window includes the following coding sequences:
- a CDS encoding glycosyltransferase family 4 protein, with product MSAPAGRGAVAIVRHSYYPEELNVKREAEALRDAGFAVHVICLRGRGEAGCEEVEGVRVYRLPVGHQRGSILRYLWEYNAFFVLASLKLARLHRRRRFVAVQVNTMPDYLVYTALYPKMTGARVVLHLHEPIPELFRTMYPGRWFTGAFIRLLTAVEQGAIRFADRALTVTDQMRDNYVRRGADPSKFTVVVNVPDDRTFRIERYQPIIDRARALKAEERARGVFRVVTHGAIEERYGYDTIVKAVGLVLPDVPGIEFRFMGSGDFRDGVLALAETLGLTDHVKHLGFVPFETMIEEIVMAHVCVVAVKESPYSVLVHTNKMYEYMAMQRPVVASRLGSVAAYAPDDTLLYFEPGNADDLAERLRWAAAHPDGLAAQVARATQLYDRYRWDREKESYLRVYRDLAG from the coding sequence GTGAGCGCCCCCGCCGGGCGCGGTGCCGTGGCCATCGTGCGGCACTCGTACTATCCCGAAGAACTGAACGTGAAACGCGAGGCGGAGGCGCTGCGCGACGCGGGCTTCGCCGTGCACGTGATCTGTCTGCGTGGGCGCGGCGAGGCCGGGTGCGAGGAGGTCGAGGGTGTGCGGGTGTACCGGCTGCCGGTGGGCCACCAGCGCGGCAGCATCCTGCGCTACCTCTGGGAATACAACGCGTTCTTCGTGCTGGCGTCGCTCAAACTGGCGCGTCTGCACCGGCGCCGCCGTTTCGTGGCGGTGCAGGTGAACACCATGCCCGACTATCTGGTCTACACCGCACTCTACCCGAAAATGACCGGCGCCCGCGTGGTGCTGCACCTGCACGAGCCCATCCCGGAGCTTTTCCGCACCATGTATCCCGGCCGCTGGTTCACCGGCGCCTTCATCCGCCTGCTGACCGCGGTGGAGCAGGGGGCCATCCGTTTTGCGGACCGCGCGCTCACCGTGACCGATCAGATGCGCGACAACTACGTGCGCCGCGGCGCCGACCCCTCCAAATTCACGGTGGTGGTGAACGTGCCCGACGACCGCACCTTCCGCATCGAGCGCTACCAGCCCATCATCGACCGCGCCCGCGCGCTCAAGGCGGAGGAGCGCGCGCGGGGTGTGTTCCGGGTGGTGACGCACGGCGCCATCGAGGAGCGCTATGGCTACGACACCATCGTGAAGGCGGTGGGGCTGGTGCTCCCGGATGTGCCCGGCATCGAGTTTCGCTTCATGGGCTCGGGAGACTTTCGCGACGGCGTGCTCGCGCTGGCGGAAACGCTGGGTTTGACGGACCACGTGAAGCACCTGGGCTTCGTCCCCTTCGAAACCATGATCGAGGAGATCGTGATGGCCCACGTGTGCGTGGTGGCGGTGAAGGAGAGTCCCTACTCGGTGCTGGTGCACACCAACAAGATGTACGAGTACATGGCCATGCAGCGCCCGGTGGTGGCGTCGCGCCTGGGGTCGGTGGCGGCGTACGCGCCGGATGACACCCTGTTGTACTTCGAGCCCGGCAACGCCGACGACCTCGCCGAGCGCTTGCGGTGGGCCGCCGCCCACCCGGACGGGCTTGCCGCGCAAGTGGCCCGGGCGACGCAGCTCTACGATCGCTACCG